One region of Kangiella marina genomic DNA includes:
- the hisS gene encoding histidine--tRNA ligase — protein sequence MAQKIQAIRGMNDILPEQTPYWHTLEAILRRLMDSYGYSEIRMPIVEKTQLFKRAVGEVTDIVEKEMYTFEDRNGDSLSLRPEGTASCVRAGIEHGLLYNQEQRLWYMGPMFRHERPQKGRYRQFHQLGVETFGIATADVDAELILMTARLWKELGLADSVRLEINSLGSNEARAAYRDKLVAFLEPIKDQLDEDSQRRLTTNPLRILDSKNPEVQALVKDAPKLSDHLDAESEEHFKQLRRMLDANGIQYDINTNLVRGLDYYNRTVFEWITDKLGAQGTICAGGRYDGLTEQLGGHATTASGFAMGIERIVALMEELAPIEPTLADIYMVALGDAAEINSIQLAEKIRNELPHVRVRSNFGGGNFKKQFKRADKSGAGIALVLGEQEVQEQTIGVKFLREQKEQLQLSQADLVEQLKSLIKQ from the coding sequence TTGGCGCAGAAAATTCAAGCAATTCGCGGCATGAATGACATTTTGCCGGAACAGACTCCATACTGGCACACATTAGAGGCGATCTTGCGCCGTCTAATGGATAGCTATGGCTATTCAGAGATACGCATGCCAATCGTCGAGAAGACTCAGCTGTTTAAACGAGCAGTCGGTGAAGTGACTGATATCGTTGAAAAAGAAATGTACACCTTTGAGGACCGTAACGGCGATAGCTTGAGCTTACGTCCAGAAGGAACGGCGAGTTGTGTCCGTGCAGGAATTGAACATGGCTTGTTGTATAACCAAGAGCAACGGTTGTGGTATATGGGGCCCATGTTTCGCCATGAGCGCCCACAAAAAGGTCGCTATCGTCAGTTTCACCAGCTAGGCGTCGAAACTTTTGGTATCGCAACGGCGGATGTCGATGCGGAGCTGATTCTAATGACAGCCCGTTTGTGGAAAGAATTGGGTTTAGCTGACTCAGTGCGATTAGAAATAAACTCGCTGGGGTCTAATGAGGCTCGAGCAGCTTATCGTGATAAGTTAGTGGCGTTTTTAGAGCCGATCAAAGATCAGCTGGACGAAGACAGTCAGCGCCGACTAACCACGAATCCACTGCGTATTCTGGATAGCAAAAATCCAGAGGTTCAGGCGTTGGTCAAAGATGCACCAAAGCTGTCTGATCACTTGGACGCAGAATCCGAAGAGCACTTTAAGCAATTACGCAGAATGCTGGATGCCAATGGTATTCAATACGATATCAACACCAACTTGGTTCGTGGATTGGATTACTACAACCGCACGGTGTTTGAGTGGATCACCGATAAACTGGGAGCGCAAGGCACGATTTGTGCCGGTGGCCGCTATGATGGTTTAACCGAGCAGCTGGGTGGTCATGCGACGACAGCAAGCGGCTTTGCCATGGGTATCGAACGCATTGTTGCTTTGATGGAAGAGCTTGCGCCAATCGAGCCAACTTTAGCCGATATTTATATGGTGGCACTTGGTGATGCGGCTGAAATTAACTCAATCCAGCTTGCAGAAAAAATCCGCAATGAATTACCTCACGTCCGTGTCCGTAGTAATTTCGGTGGTGGGAACTTTAAGAAACAGTTTAAACGTGCTGACAAGAGTGGTGCTGGAATAGCGTTGGTTCTTGGTGAGCAAGAGGTGCAAGAGCAGACTATTGGTGTTAAGTTCTTGCGTGAACAAAAAGAGCAATTACAGTTGTCCCAGGCCGATTTGGTTGAGCAGCTGAAATCATTAATTAAACAGTAA
- the der gene encoding ribosome biogenesis GTPase Der: MLPVIALVGRPNVGKSTLFNRLTKSRDALVANLPGLTRDRQYGQAKLNGQPFIVVDTGGIAGDEEGIDDLMAKQSLQAVEEADIVLFMVDARTGMTAADEYVAEQLRREQKPVILVVNKIDGVHADAALADYYSFGYSNILGIAAEHGRGVSALIDNVLDSLELEPVNEEEQTIEELEARGLKLAVVGRPNVGKSTLINRFLGEERVVVFDMPGTTRDSIYIEMERRGKPYTLIDTAGVRRRGKVKETVEKFSVLKTLQAIGDANVVVMVMDAREPITDQDLSLVSHIIDAGRSMVIAINKWDGMTEEQRDDVKLEIDRRLGFVDFARIHFISALHGSNVGHLWESVDEAWESALIEMSASQLTRLLEQAYERHQPPAIKGRRIKLRYAHPGGHNPPLIVIHGKQVSKLPESYKRYLVNFYRKKLNLIGTPIRLETKEGDNPFADKTNKSRELSRRQRLKKKRAIKKFGKK, from the coding sequence ATGCTTCCTGTTATCGCGCTCGTTGGTCGTCCCAACGTTGGCAAATCTACGCTATTCAATCGACTGACCAAGTCGCGCGATGCCCTTGTAGCTAACCTTCCAGGCTTAACTCGTGATCGTCAATACGGTCAGGCGAAGTTAAATGGACAGCCCTTTATCGTCGTTGATACTGGTGGTATCGCTGGTGACGAAGAGGGGATTGATGACTTAATGGCGAAACAATCGCTACAAGCGGTTGAAGAAGCTGACATCGTTTTGTTCATGGTTGACGCCAGAACTGGTATGACGGCGGCTGATGAGTATGTTGCTGAGCAATTACGTCGTGAGCAAAAACCTGTAATTTTAGTGGTCAATAAGATTGATGGTGTGCATGCGGATGCTGCATTAGCCGACTACTATAGTTTTGGTTACAGCAATATTTTAGGCATAGCAGCCGAGCATGGTCGTGGCGTTTCGGCGCTGATAGATAATGTTCTCGACAGCCTTGAATTAGAGCCAGTCAACGAAGAAGAGCAAACCATTGAAGAGCTTGAAGCTCGTGGCTTGAAACTTGCCGTAGTTGGGCGTCCGAATGTTGGTAAATCAACCCTGATTAATCGTTTTCTCGGTGAAGAGCGAGTGGTGGTTTTCGATATGCCGGGAACCACTCGTGACAGTATTTACATTGAGATGGAGCGACGAGGCAAACCTTATACCTTGATTGATACCGCTGGTGTTCGACGCCGCGGCAAGGTCAAAGAAACCGTCGAAAAGTTTTCCGTGCTTAAAACGTTGCAAGCTATTGGTGATGCAAACGTTGTGGTCATGGTCATGGACGCTCGCGAGCCGATTACGGATCAAGATTTAAGTCTTGTCAGCCACATTATTGATGCTGGCCGCTCGATGGTGATAGCGATTAACAAATGGGATGGCATGACCGAAGAGCAGCGCGATGACGTTAAGCTAGAAATCGATCGACGTTTAGGCTTTGTAGACTTCGCCCGAATTCACTTTATTTCAGCGTTGCATGGCTCTAACGTTGGCCACTTGTGGGAATCCGTTGATGAGGCGTGGGAAAGCGCTTTAATTGAAATGTCGGCATCTCAATTAACTCGCTTGTTAGAGCAGGCTTATGAACGTCATCAGCCCCCAGCAATTAAAGGCCGACGGATAAAGCTTCGCTATGCGCATCCGGGTGGGCACAATCCACCATTGATCGTTATTCATGGTAAGCAAGTGAGTAAGTTACCGGAAAGCTATAAACGTTACTTGGTGAACTTCTACCGCAAAAAACTTAACCTAATTGGCACGCCTATCCGGCTTGAGACTAAAGAAGGGGATAACCCTTTCGCAGACAAAACCAACAAAAGTCGTGAGCTTTCCCGCCGTCAGCGCTTGAAGAAAAAGCGCGCCATTAAAAAGTTCGGGAAGAAATAA
- a CDS encoding YfgM family protein, translated as MAQYETEEQQVEAIKTFWKENGKAIILGAIIGFGGIFGWDYYKDHQQTQSEQASAQYAEAVDSIVAGSNDQAQFVEKAEAIKQNFSTSSYAALAAMKLAELEVSNENLDAAVEQLRWVVDQGNETFTPVAQVRLARVLLAQEKYDAAISQADSVTAEAYQSSALLVKGEAQLAKGNREAAKNAFIEARDASAAAVHPLLALRLSEFGIEK; from the coding sequence ATGGCTCAGTATGAAACAGAAGAACAACAGGTCGAAGCGATCAAAACATTTTGGAAAGAAAACGGTAAAGCCATCATTTTAGGTGCGATTATCGGTTTCGGGGGTATTTTTGGTTGGGATTACTATAAAGACCACCAACAAACTCAAAGCGAACAAGCTTCAGCTCAGTATGCAGAAGCGGTGGATAGCATCGTTGCGGGTAGTAACGATCAGGCTCAATTCGTTGAAAAAGCGGAAGCGATCAAGCAAAACTTCAGCACTTCAAGCTACGCAGCTTTGGCAGCGATGAAATTGGCTGAACTAGAAGTTTCAAACGAGAATTTAGACGCTGCTGTGGAACAATTGCGCTGGGTTGTTGACCAAGGTAATGAGACCTTTACTCCAGTAGCACAGGTTCGTTTGGCTCGAGTTCTGTTGGCACAAGAAAAATACGATGCCGCGATTAGTCAGGCTGACTCAGTGACTGCGGAAGCATACCAGTCGAGTGCTTTATTGGTAAAAGGTGAAGCTCAACTCGCTAAAGGTAATCGTGAAGCGGCTAAGAATGCCTTCATAGAAGCACGTGATGCTTCAGCGGCTGCGGTTCACCCTTTGTTGGCGCTTCGCTTATCTGAGTTTGGGATCGAAAAATAA
- the xseA gene encoding exodeoxyribonuclease VII large subunit → MIQPILQPQEPTEQRKVYSVTELALNVRRQLESEIGQIWITGEISNLATPRSGHWYFTLKDADSQLRCAMFKNRNRSVRFTPEDGQQVLMRAKISLYEPRGDLQLIGEYMEPAGEGALQIAFNRLKEKLNNEGLFAEELKRPIPTLPNKIGIITSPTGAAIRDVLTVLKRRMPQVPVMIYPTQVQGEKAAKTIIEQLNIANERAECDVLLVTRGGGSLEDMWCFNDEKLARAIRSSATPVVSAVGHEVDTSISDLVADLRAPTPSAAAELLVPNRVDIIHKFQTFERRLTNEFQHKLQIEQAKLDKLTSRIVHPKQRLAQSQTDLERLIKQLISAQARYLENQKTVLKNSITRLNSYKPQKHLQDSQDKLSSWHKQLHQAMNQQLKEFKQHFALSAQKLHDISPLATLERGYTITTDEDGKALRSAKAAKKAKALVTKFSDGEVRSKPE, encoded by the coding sequence ATGATACAACCAATATTACAGCCGCAAGAACCAACCGAACAACGCAAAGTCTATAGTGTCACAGAATTGGCGCTAAACGTCCGTCGCCAACTCGAAAGCGAGATTGGTCAAATCTGGATCACGGGTGAAATTTCAAACTTAGCCACGCCACGCTCTGGTCACTGGTACTTCACGCTAAAGGATGCTGACTCACAGCTGCGTTGCGCCATGTTCAAGAATCGAAACCGTAGTGTCAGGTTTACTCCCGAAGACGGACAACAAGTGCTAATGCGCGCCAAAATCAGCTTGTATGAGCCACGAGGTGACTTACAACTGATTGGCGAATACATGGAGCCTGCAGGCGAAGGCGCCTTACAAATTGCCTTTAACCGCCTCAAGGAAAAGCTCAACAACGAAGGGTTATTTGCCGAAGAGCTAAAGCGACCTATCCCAACACTACCCAATAAAATCGGCATCATTACCTCACCCACAGGTGCTGCCATACGTGATGTATTAACCGTACTAAAACGCCGCATGCCTCAGGTTCCGGTAATGATCTACCCGACTCAGGTCCAAGGAGAAAAAGCCGCAAAAACCATTATTGAGCAACTTAATATTGCCAATGAGCGGGCTGAGTGTGACGTATTGTTGGTTACCCGTGGCGGGGGTTCCTTAGAGGATATGTGGTGTTTTAATGATGAAAAGCTTGCTCGAGCTATCCGAAGCAGCGCGACTCCAGTGGTTTCAGCAGTAGGTCATGAAGTCGATACTTCGATCAGTGACTTAGTGGCAGATTTAAGAGCACCGACCCCATCAGCAGCCGCCGAGCTACTCGTTCCTAACCGCGTTGATATCATCCATAAGTTTCAAACGTTTGAGCGTCGCTTGACCAATGAGTTTCAGCATAAGCTGCAGATCGAACAAGCCAAGCTGGATAAACTGACCTCAAGAATTGTTCACCCCAAACAACGGCTGGCTCAAAGCCAAACGGATCTTGAGCGCCTTATTAAGCAGCTTATCAGTGCCCAAGCGCGCTACCTCGAAAACCAAAAAACCGTCCTGAAAAACTCAATAACGAGGCTAAACAGTTACAAGCCACAAAAGCATTTACAGGACTCCCAAGACAAACTGAGCTCGTGGCACAAACAATTACATCAAGCCATGAATCAACAACTTAAAGAGTTTAAGCAGCACTTCGCACTGAGCGCACAAAAACTTCACGATATCAGCCCATTAGCAACACTTGAACGAGGCTATACGATTACCACTGACGAGGATGGAAAGGCTTTAAGGAGTGCTAAAGCAGCTAAGAAAGCAAAGGCTTTAGTGACCAAATTTAGTGATGGGGAGGTAAGAAGTAAGCCTGAATAA
- the ispG gene encoding flavodoxin-dependent (E)-4-hydroxy-3-methylbut-2-enyl-diphosphate synthase: protein MNNPSWIQRRQSRQIMVGNVPVGGDAPIAVQSMTNTDTCDVDATVGQIQALANTGADIVRVSVPTMKAAEAFKEIKKRSPVPLVADIHFDYRIALKVAEYGVDCLRINPGNIGAEERVKAVIDAAKAHNIPIRIGVNAGSLEKDLQEKYGEPTPEALVESAYRHIDILERHNFKDYKISLKASDVYMTVAAYRILAKEIDNPLHLGITEAGSFRSGTVKSSVGLGMLLAEGIGDTIRISLAADPVEEVKVGYDILKSLGLRQRGINLIACPSCSRQQFDVIKTVNALEERLEDVNEHLDVAVIGCVVNGPGEAKEVSVGLTGGFKKSMLYQDGEKSHKVANEDLVDELEARIRAQIAAKKAQTDAKTKGAQQLPIEEVKS, encoded by the coding sequence ATGAATAACCCTTCTTGGATTCAACGTCGACAATCACGTCAAATTATGGTGGGTAATGTGCCTGTGGGCGGCGATGCTCCTATCGCTGTGCAGAGTATGACCAATACTGATACTTGTGATGTTGATGCGACTGTTGGACAAATTCAAGCATTGGCAAATACGGGGGCCGATATCGTTCGAGTTTCCGTGCCCACGATGAAAGCGGCAGAAGCCTTTAAAGAGATTAAGAAGCGCTCTCCAGTCCCATTGGTGGCCGATATTCATTTCGATTACCGTATAGCGCTAAAAGTCGCCGAGTATGGCGTCGATTGCTTGCGGATTAATCCTGGCAATATCGGTGCGGAAGAGCGTGTTAAAGCGGTGATCGATGCAGCAAAAGCGCACAATATACCAATCCGTATTGGCGTCAATGCCGGATCGCTTGAGAAAGATCTTCAGGAAAAATACGGTGAGCCGACTCCTGAGGCTTTAGTTGAGTCTGCTTATCGACATATTGATATTCTTGAGCGCCATAACTTTAAAGATTACAAGATCAGCTTAAAAGCCTCTGATGTTTACATGACAGTTGCGGCTTATCGAATTTTAGCGAAAGAAATCGATAATCCACTGCATTTAGGGATTACTGAAGCTGGAAGTTTCCGCTCGGGAACGGTTAAGTCATCAGTTGGACTTGGCATGTTATTAGCTGAAGGTATTGGTGACACCATTCGTATCTCGCTGGCGGCCGATCCGGTTGAAGAAGTAAAAGTGGGCTATGACATCCTCAAAAGCTTAGGTCTGCGCCAGCGAGGCATTAATTTGATTGCTTGTCCTTCATGCTCTCGTCAGCAGTTTGACGTGATCAAAACGGTCAATGCCTTAGAGGAGCGCCTTGAAGACGTTAATGAGCATTTAGATGTCGCTGTTATTGGTTGTGTTGTTAATGGTCCAGGTGAAGCTAAGGAAGTCTCAGTGGGGCTAACGGGCGGTTTTAAGAAAAGCATGCTGTATCAGGATGGTGAGAAGAGCCATAAAGTGGCTAATGAAGACTTGGTGGATGAGTTGGAAGCTCGCATCAGGGCACAAATTGCCGCTAAAAAAGCACAAACCGACGCAAAAACCAAAGGTGCTCAGCAGTTACCTATCGAAGAAGTGAAGTCTTAA
- the guaB gene encoding IMP dehydrogenase, whose protein sequence is MRIIEEALTFDDVLLVPGHSTVLPADADLRTKITREFALNIPLVSAAMDTVTESSLAIALAQEGGMGFIHKNMSIEQQAEHVRRVKKFESGIVSDPITVTPDTTIGQLKQMTAQHGISGMPVVEGDQLVGIVTNRDIRFETRDGQPVSSVMTPKERLVTVQEGASQEEILDKLHSNRIEKLLVVNDNFDLKGLITVKDINNAETKPNACKDRYGHLRVGAAVGTGAETPDRVSAIIEAGVDIILVDTSHGHSQGVLDRVKWVKENYPDKQVIGGNVATGAGARALVDAGADGVKVGIGPGSICTTRIVTGVGVPQISAISSVAKELEGTGIPFIADGGIRFSGDMCKAIAAGAYSVMVGSMLAGTEEAPGEVELYQGRSYKSYRGMGSLGAMSQKNSSADRYFQSSNAADKLVPEGIEGRVPYKGYMTSIVHQMMGGLRSSMGLTGCKTIEDVRTKAQFVRVTSAGMSESHVHDVSITKEAPNYQV, encoded by the coding sequence ATGCGTATTATAGAGGAAGCTCTAACCTTTGACGATGTTTTATTAGTACCAGGACATTCTACCGTCCTTCCAGCCGATGCTGACCTGCGTACTAAAATCACCCGTGAGTTCGCTCTAAATATTCCACTTGTTTCCGCTGCGATGGATACTGTGACAGAATCAAGTCTTGCTATTGCGTTGGCGCAAGAAGGTGGGATGGGCTTCATTCACAAGAATATGTCTATCGAGCAGCAAGCTGAACATGTTCGCCGCGTGAAAAAATTCGAAAGCGGTATCGTTAGCGATCCGATTACTGTTACTCCTGATACAACTATTGGCCAGTTAAAGCAAATGACGGCTCAACATGGTATTTCAGGGATGCCGGTAGTAGAAGGTGATCAGCTGGTCGGTATCGTGACCAACCGTGATATTCGATTTGAAACTCGTGATGGACAGCCTGTATCGTCGGTTATGACGCCAAAAGAGCGCCTTGTAACTGTACAGGAAGGCGCCAGCCAGGAAGAAATCCTAGACAAGTTACACAGCAACCGAATCGAGAAGCTTTTGGTCGTTAACGACAACTTTGACCTTAAAGGCTTAATCACCGTTAAAGATATTAATAACGCTGAAACCAAGCCAAATGCTTGCAAAGACCGCTATGGTCATTTACGTGTTGGTGCCGCTGTCGGTACTGGCGCAGAAACGCCAGATCGAGTGTCAGCGATCATTGAAGCAGGTGTAGACATCATTTTGGTTGATACCTCTCATGGTCATTCACAAGGCGTATTGGATCGCGTTAAGTGGGTTAAAGAAAATTACCCAGACAAACAAGTGATTGGTGGAAACGTTGCCACTGGTGCTGGCGCTCGTGCGTTAGTTGATGCTGGTGCTGATGGCGTTAAGGTCGGTATTGGCCCAGGCTCAATTTGTACCACGCGTATCGTGACTGGCGTTGGTGTTCCACAAATCTCAGCCATTTCAAGCGTGGCGAAAGAGCTTGAAGGTACTGGGATTCCATTTATCGCAGACGGCGGTATCCGCTTCTCTGGTGATATGTGTAAAGCTATCGCTGCTGGTGCTTACAGTGTGATGGTTGGCTCGATGCTAGCCGGTACAGAAGAAGCTCCGGGCGAAGTTGAGTTATATCAGGGACGTTCTTACAAGTCATACCGCGGTATGGGCTCTTTAGGTGCGATGTCACAAAAGAATAGCTCAGCGGATCGTTATTTCCAAAGCTCAAATGCAGCGGATAAATTAGTGCCAGAAGGTATCGAAGGTCGTGTGCCTTACAAAGGTTATATGACATCAATCGTTCATCAGATGATGGGTGGTTTACGTTCAAGTATGGGCCTAACCGGCTGTAAAACGATTGAAGACGTTCGTACTAAAGCGCAGTTTGTTCGAGTAACGAGTGCGGGCATGAGTGAGAGTCATGTGCATGATGTTTCGATTACTAAAGAGGCGCCAAACTATCAAGTCTAA
- the bamB gene encoding outer membrane protein assembly factor BamB — translation MTFNVKSKLLTSLAACVLLAACSDEIVNEPTELDDVESQFEIDVRWSESVGEGADDKFNDLTPAVWNNYIITADIEGLVTAFDRESGDIQWEVQLNEPLSGGISANAGLVAIGSKKAKVIVLNVEDGSELWRADVSSEVLAKPAIEGTKVIVRTADGRIFALDSTDGDQEWFYDRVIPSLTIRGTSAPLATNGIVLTGFANGKLAAFNIDSGDLLWEQRVSSPRGSSDISRIVDVDTTPVLYGNTLYGAGYNGFAIAMDLTNGRYLWREELSTVKDLLVDTLRVYAVTTDGTVVAINRTTGDVAWKQEGLKYRSPTAAAELGDNLVVGDFEGYVHFLDKSSGEFVARDHLDDYGFAHKPIVTDDEVILTSRFGFMYVFNKVEEDSDE, via the coding sequence ATGACATTTAATGTTAAATCAAAATTATTAACTTCATTAGCGGCGTGCGTATTACTAGCTGCTTGCTCTGACGAAATCGTGAATGAGCCGACTGAGCTTGATGATGTCGAGTCACAGTTTGAGATCGACGTCCGTTGGTCTGAGTCTGTGGGCGAAGGAGCCGATGATAAGTTTAATGATTTAACACCAGCGGTTTGGAATAACTACATTATCACTGCTGATATTGAGGGACTGGTCACTGCATTTGATCGTGAGTCTGGTGATATTCAGTGGGAAGTGCAGTTAAACGAGCCTTTGTCAGGCGGAATTAGTGCGAATGCGGGCTTAGTCGCTATTGGCTCTAAAAAAGCAAAAGTTATTGTGCTTAACGTTGAAGATGGTAGTGAGTTATGGCGTGCTGATGTTTCTAGTGAGGTTTTAGCCAAGCCAGCTATCGAAGGCACCAAAGTTATCGTCAGAACTGCGGATGGTCGTATTTTCGCATTAGATAGCACCGACGGTGACCAAGAGTGGTTCTATGACCGTGTTATCCCAAGCCTAACGATTCGTGGTACCTCAGCACCTTTAGCCACAAACGGTATTGTGCTGACAGGCTTTGCTAACGGTAAGTTAGCGGCTTTTAATATTGATTCTGGTGATCTGTTGTGGGAACAGCGCGTATCGTCGCCTCGTGGTAGCTCGGATATTTCGCGTATTGTTGATGTGGACACCACACCGGTTCTGTACGGAAACACACTGTATGGAGCGGGCTATAATGGCTTCGCTATCGCCATGGATTTAACCAATGGTCGTTATTTATGGCGTGAAGAATTATCAACGGTAAAAGACTTGCTGGTTGATACGCTGCGAGTGTATGCAGTGACTACCGACGGTACTGTGGTTGCGATTAATCGTACGACAGGTGATGTTGCTTGGAAACAAGAAGGTCTAAAATACCGTAGTCCGACAGCGGCCGCCGAACTGGGTGATAATCTGGTCGTTGGTGACTTTGAAGGTTATGTCCACTTTTTAGATAAGTCTTCGGGCGAGTTTGTGGCGCGTGATCATTTAGATGATTACGGCTTTGCGCACAAACCTATTGTTACTGATGATGAAGTGATTCTGACCAGTCGTTTTGGTTTTATGTATGTCTTCAACAAAGTTGAAGAAGATTCTGACGAGTAA